The Comamonas sp. 26 DNA window AGGCCATGGCAAAGTCGGCTTGCGCTGCCAGCCTGATGCGGCGCTCGATCACCGCCTCAGGCTTGAGGTTGTCTGACAGGTTGATGGTGCAAAAATCATGGCCCAGCGGGGCACCCAGTCTTGCAGCCGCTGCCAGCATGGCTGTGATGCCAGGTTGCACATCAATATCTACGGCCACCCAGCGTTCCAGCTCTTCGGGTCCTGCATCATCCAGCACCTCGAACACCGCGCTGGCCATGGCAAAGACACCCGGGTCGCCCGATGAAAGCATCAGCACTTTCCGGCCTTCTGCTGCCAGATTCAAGGCGCTGCGTGCACGCCCAAGCTCTTCACGGTTGTCACTGCCATGCAGGGTCAGATGGCCGAGACCCGACAGACGCTCTACATAGGGAAAATAGCCAAACGCATCTGTAGCGCCAGCAATAGCAGTGCGCACGCTATCCGTCAGCAGCGTATCGGCTCCGGGCCCCAGGCCTACGACGCAAAGGCTACCGCGTTGTGTTGCAAGGTTTTCCATAGACGGCCCTTACATGTCATTGGCCGGGCGTCGCCCCTGCCCATGAACAATCACGATGGCAAAGTACGGGCAACGCTCGGGCGCATCGCGCAAGGGCATGACTTGCTGATCCGCCATGGTGCCGTTGATCACCAGCCAGCCCTGGTCAAGCTTGCCCAGCTCGGTCAGCAGTCCGCGAATACGGCCCAGGTGCCGCCCCACTTTCATGATGACCAAGGCGTCAGATCGCTCCATGTGCTGACGAAGCTGCGCGTCGGGCAAGGTAGCAGGCAGCACGCTCATGACGTCGTCGCCCCAGGTGACAGGAATCCCCGTCGCATGCCAGCACCCCACCATGCCAGGAATGCCCGGCAGAACCTCGACAGGCACCACGCCGGCCTGACGCAGACGCACATACAAATGCATGAAGGAGCCGTAGAAAAACGGGTCGCCTTCGCAGAGCACCACCACATCTTCGCTGCGCGTGAGTTCCGTCAGCCTGGATTGCCAGCCTAGATAGAAATCCGAGAGCTGCGCGATGTAGCGCGGATCGTCGTGCGGAATTTCGGTGGTCACCGGGTACTCCATCGGGTACTCGGTCACCTCGGCATGCAGCATGCCATTGACCAGTTGCCGCGCCTTGCCAGGGTGACCACGCTTGCGAAAGAAGGCCACATGCCGCGCATTGCGCAGCAGCCGGTCGGCCTTGACGCTCATGAGTTCCGGATCACCGGGGCCCAGTCCCACGCAGATGATTTTTCCGCTATTCATGGCAGCCCCCTTCACTCGATCACGCTGGCCAGCGCGTTGACGGCAGCCACCGTGATGGCAGAGCCTCCCAACCTGCCCTTCACCACGGCAAAGGGAATGCCTCCCCATTGTTCCAGCGCATCCTTGGACTCTGCTGCACCCACAAAGCCCACGGGGCAGCCGATGATGGCCGCCGGACGCGGGCAGTCAGGGTCTTGCAGCATATTGAGCAGATGAAACAGCGCAGTGGGGGCGTTACCAATGGCCACAACAGCCCCGGCCAGATGCGGCCGCCACAGCTCCAATGCGGCAGCGCTGCGGGTGTTGCCCATCTGCTGCGCCAGCTCGGGCACCGCGCCATCGTTCAAGGTGCAGATGATGGGATTGCTGGCGGGCATGCGCTTGCGCGTGATGCCTTCGCTGACCATGCGGGCATCGCAAAGAACGGGAGCACCACGCTGCAGCGCCGCCTCAGCCACCACCGCAAAGTCGGGCGAGAAGCGGATATGCGCAGCCAGCTCGACCATGCCTGCGGCATGAATCATGCGGCAGGCCACACGTTCTTCAAGTGCGGTAAAGCGCTTCAGATCGGCTTCGCGGCGAATGATGGCAAAGGACTGCCGGTAAATCTCTTCACCTTGGGTTTCGTATGTGTAGGTCATGAATGAGGGTCGAAATATGGCTCGGCTCTTGACGCAATGCCTGAGTCGAAATTTGAGAAAACGGTTGCCGGGGCAGGTTCGGCCAGCTCAGATTCAGCAGCGCTTGCCCTGAGTCACCGGCTGGTGCCTCGGTTGCAATCAAGACTGCCGTGGCCTCCGGCGAAAGCGCACAGCACTTGGCACAGCCGCTGACATGAACATGGGCCTGAGTCGGTACATGGGGTGCCAGCATCAGCGCCAGCTCCCGCGCCGCAAGCAATGCCTGAGTGCATTGCGGTGCCCCAGCGCAGGCGGAAACCCGCAAACGGGAATCGCTTGCCTCAGTGATCCAGTGCGCGGGCGAGGAAAACTGGGCGGCAATGGCCTCGTCCTCGCAGAACAAGGAACGCCATGGCGTCACGCGTACCTCCGTCTGTGGCGACATGGCTTTCACGGCCTCAAGCAAAGCCGCCGCGCTGATTCGGCCCATGGGCACGCCGATCACACGACCGGCCTGCTTCAATCGACCAGGCAGGGCCGCAGCACCTGCAACCATGCAGCCAGCCTTGAACTCTGCACGTTGCAGACACGGCAAATTCAACGCACGCAGCGGCAGCAGCTGGCGCAAACGAGTGAAAGTG harbors:
- a CDS encoding precorrin-8X methylmutase, with translation MTYTYETQGEEIYRQSFAIIRREADLKRFTALEERVACRMIHAAGMVELAAHIRFSPDFAVVAEAALQRGAPVLCDARMVSEGITRKRMPASNPIICTLNDGAVPELAQQMGNTRSAAALELWRPHLAGAVVAIGNAPTALFHLLNMLQDPDCPRPAAIIGCPVGFVGAAESKDALEQWGGIPFAVVKGRLGGSAITVAAVNALASVIE
- the cobJ gene encoding precorrin-3B C(17)-methyltransferase, which produces MENLATQRGSLCVVGLGPGADTLLTDSVRTAIAGATDAFGYFPYVERLSGLGHLTLHGSDNREELGRARSALNLAAEGRKVLMLSSGDPGVFAMASAVFEVLDDAGPEELERWVAVDIDVQPGITAMLAAAARLGAPLGHDFCTINLSDNLKPEAVIERRIRLAAQADFAMAFYNPCSKSRPEGFERALRVLRDECEPQRLVCFARNVSHADETLRVLPLQDVRAEMADMRTVVIVGNSQTRQVGRYVYTPRSYGVADSR
- the cobI gene encoding precorrin-2 C(20)-methyltransferase, whose amino-acid sequence is MNSGKIICVGLGPGDPELMSVKADRLLRNARHVAFFRKRGHPGKARQLVNGMLHAEVTEYPMEYPVTTEIPHDDPRYIAQLSDFYLGWQSRLTELTRSEDVVVLCEGDPFFYGSFMHLYVRLRQAGVVPVEVLPGIPGMVGCWHATGIPVTWGDDVMSVLPATLPDAQLRQHMERSDALVIMKVGRHLGRIRGLLTELGKLDQGWLVINGTMADQQVMPLRDAPERCPYFAIVIVHGQGRRPANDM
- a CDS encoding nitrite reductase; translation: MSKSAAIKVQGWCPTVWAPMQAQDGWIVRVRPHCASISAQQWTVLAELSLSCAHPEIEMTRLGNVQLRGVSQAQLPLVHSRLVEAQLVPADADADQAPAVHCTPFYQRADLTHALALLLSQAVITQLSPNALKSQGVQALPSKFGLAVDDAQRRMRGIAADISVWVTADERYGLALGEQSGWYAFDGASEVVAAALAVALWFAKERTAIAPMPTPTFTRLRQLLPLRALNLPCLQRAEFKAGCMVAGAAALPGRLKQAGRVIGVPMGRISAAALLEAVKAMSPQTEVRVTPWRSLFCEDEAIAAQFSSPAHWITEASDSRLRVSACAGAPQCTQALLAARELALMLAPHVPTQAHVHVSGCAKCCALSPEATAVLIATEAPAGDSGQALLNLSWPNLPRQPFSQISTQALRQEPSHISTLIHDLHIRNPR